CGAACTACTTAGATAGTATTATTTTATCTAATTATGATTGAATTAAAGATTAATTTTATTGAAATGTTTTGCAAGTTCAATACATGCTTCAATTGACTGAGTAGGAGAGGTTTTATATTTTATATTTTTAGGCATATATTTTGCAGTTGTATTTCCTATTACAATAGCTTTATAACTCTCATCCCAAACAATTTTGTCAAAGAAACACTTCACACAAGAAGGGGAAGTAAAGATAATAATTGAATTTAAAGCTGGAACTTTTAGATCTTTTTTATTGCAAATAGTTTTATAAACTATTAATTCTTCTACATTTATTTTATTATCTTTCAAAATATTAAATAACTTTGAAACACTCTTTTCCCCTTTTACATATAAAACTTTTTTATTTTTTAATAAGGGAATTAATTCATAAGCAAAATTATCTCCATGGGAAGAGACACCTGTAAAAACTACATTTGAATTATGTTTTTTCAAGATATCAGAAGTTTTTTTAGCAATGGCATATGAATCTAAGTTAGTCCAGGGTAAAGAGGCTTTATCAAGGGCATAAATGGCATTTTTTGATGTAAAAATCAAAGAATCATATTCTTGCAAGTTTATCCTAATATCAAGATACTCAATATCAAAAACAGGAAGATTTTCTACTCCTTCATATTTTGCATTTGAAAGTAAAACTATATTATTCATGTATTTGTAGGTTCTCTTTTTGAATTTTATTTATTGCTAAATCCATATTCTTATAAATAAGTGTATTCTTAAATATCTCACTATCTTCAATCTTTACTAGTCTTCTTCTATCTCTCTCTTTTACGACCAAGGAAACATCAATATTATAATCTTTTAATAAATTAATAATTTCTTCAATTGTGATAATTGCAGAAATATCTAAAAAAGCTATATCCCTACAATCAATAATAATATATTTAGCTTTTAAAACTTTTTTTATTCTTCGTTCAAGTATCATAGCACTTCCAAAGAAAAAAGCTCCATCAATTCTTAATATTCTTATATCAGTATTATCAATATCTATATCAAAAGGACTATCTTTGAACGATTTTATTGTTTGAATTCTTGTCTCTTTTGATATTTTATAAACAGCTGATATTGCTGCAAAAGTAATACCTGCACCAACTGCCATAATTAAATCAACAAATACAGTTAATAATAAAACGGTAATCATAATTAGTATGTCATTTTTATGCAAGACTTTCATGATTCTAAAAAATCTATAATCAATAATATCAACACCAACTTTTATCAAGATTCCAGATAAGACAGCCAAAGGAACTTGAGAAGCATATTTAGCGAAAAAGACAACAGTGATTAAAAGCATAATAGAGTGAGTCATTCCAGAAATTCTGGTAACTCCTCCACTTTTTATATTAATTACAGTTCTCATAGTAGCCCCTGCTCCTGGTATTCCTCCAACAAAAGCACATAATGAGTTACCAATTCCCTGCCCTATTAACTCTTTATTTGGTCTATGTTTTGTTTTAGTCATAGAATCTGCTACTAAGGATGTTAATAAAGTATCAATTGTTCCTAGTAAGGCTAATGTAAGTGCATACATAAAAATATCTTTTAACTTTAAAATATCAAAATTAAAAGGTAAAACAAAATTAGGTAAAGATGTTGGGATTTCACCTATTACTTTAATATCATATCCATAATAAATACTAAAAGATGTCATAACTATCAAAGCAATTAGTGCAGAAGGTATAATTTTTGTAATAACTTTAGGAGTTAAAAACATAATTATTAAGGTGATATAAGCGATTATCAAAGAGTCATTATTAGCTAACTGAAAGGTATTTGGAATTTCAATTAAAGTATGAATTACAGAACCATAACCATCAACTCCTAAAAAAGGATTGATTTGTAAGATGATTATTATAATACCAATTCCAGTCATAAATCCAGAAATAACAGGATAAGGAATAAATTTAATCCATTTACCAATGCCAAAAATACCAAAAGAGATTTGAATTATTCCTGCTAAAAATATCACCGTCATAACTGAAGCTAAATCATCTTTAAAAGCAACTATAGCAGCAGCTGTGATAACAGTCATAGGACCTGTTGGTCCTGATATTTGAGTTGGAGTTCCACCAAATAAAGCCGCAAAAAAACCAAGTATAATGGCTCCATAAATACCAGCTTCAGCCCCTGCTCCACTTGCGACTCCAAAAGCCAAAGCTAATGGTAAAGCTACAACTGCTGCAGTTACTCCCCCTAAAATATCATTCTTAATATTTTTAAACAAAAACTTACCCTTTGTTTATTAATTTGTCTCTTCGTCCTCTTCTCTTTGACCTTTTTTACGAGTTAAAATATGAATAGGTGTCCCTTCAAAATTTAATTGTTCTCTTAAGATATTTATTAAATATCTTTTATATGAGAAATGCAGTAAATTTGGTTTATTCATAATAAGTGCAATTCTTGGAGGTTTAGTCTCAAATTGTGTTGTATAATATATTCTTAAATATGCACCATTTGGACTTGGAAGAGCATGTCTGATTAGTGCATGTTCTATGATTCTATTTAATTCAGAGGTAGAAACTCTTTGACTATAATTTTCATAAATTTCAATTAACTTATCTTTTAGTTTATCAATACTTCTACCTGTTTTTGCAGATACTGCAATTATTGGAGCATAATATAAAAATTTAAATTTGCTTCTAATAGTTTCTTGTATTTTTTGGAATGTATCCATATTCTCATCCCATTTATTTAAAACAATTATTGTTCCTAATCCATACTCATCAACTAAACCAGCAATCTTTTCATCTAAATCAACTAATTCAGAAGAAGCATCTAAAACAACTAAAGCTAAATTTGCTTTTTCAAGCATCTCTTTAGTTCTCATTAAAGCAAATTTTTCAATTCCTTCAATACTTCCTCTTCTTCTCAAACCTGCTGTATCAACAAAAGTAATATTTTTATCTTTATATTCAAATGACTCATCAACGGGGTCAATTGTAGTTCCCGCTATTGGAGAAACTACTGAACGCTCTTGTCCGATCAAAGCATTTAAAATAGATGATTTACCAACATTAACTCTACCAATAATAGCTACTTTAATATTATTATCATCTACTTCTTCTTCAACTATTTCATCTTCCAAAGGATATTCTCCTTCAGCATATTCAGAATCATCATCACCTAATATTTCTCTATTTATAATAACTTCACTCTCTGGTAATTCAGGTAATACATTATAAATCCAGTCAAATAAATCTTTTGTACCTCTATTGTGAGAAACAGATATTCCAAAAAGATTTTCATCTTTAATACCAAATTCAAAGAACTCCCAAAGTCTCTCTTTTTCTTTATCATTATCAATTTTATTTACAACTAAAGCTAATTTTTTTCCTAAGGCTTGAAGCTCATAAAATAATTCTTTATCTTTATCATCTGGAAGCTTTTTACCATCAACCATAAAAAGTATTATATCAGCCTCTTTTGCAGTCTCTACAGCTTTTCTTTTTACTGTTGAAAAGATTGCATCATTTGTTTCATCAATACCACCTGTATCTAACATCAATGCTTTTTTATCAAATATCTCTACTTCATGTTTTCTAACATCTCTTGTTGTTCCTGCTTGATCTGATACTATGGCTATTCTTTGTTTTGCTATTCTATTAAATAGTGAACTTTTACCAACATTTGGTTGTCCCACTAGTGCTATTTTCTTCAATTCATCTTTACTATTAATTACTTGCATCTATTTCCTAATTTTTTCAATTTCGTATTATAACAAAAAAAAGGGCGTTAGCCTCAAGACTAACACCCTTTTTTAATAATTCGTTAAAAATTTTAGTATAAACCAAATTTTCCTTCATCACTTGTTTTATATAATACTCTCATATTATCATCTTTGTCATAGAAAACTTTAAATGCAGAACCAGAAGATTTTAAATCATTTAATGCTTCTTCAATATCAATTGGTTTATATGAAGTTAATCTAACTGGAACTATTTCAGCTTCAAGTCTATCTAATTCATTTGCAATTGCATCTTCAATTTCTGTAGAAACAACTTCAGAAAGTTTAGTAGCTTTGTGAGTACTTACTTTATCATGATGTCTTCTTAGTACTTTTGAAACTCTATCAACTGCAATATCAACCGCAGAATATAAGTCTTTATCTTTTTGTTTTACAACAATTGTATCTAAATGTGCTACATTAATTGTAAATTCGAAAACGAATACAGGTTTACTATTTCTCTCTTCTTTATCAATAATAGAATTAACTGAAATAATGTCTAAGTTATACTTTTTTAAAATATCTACTGAACTATTTACATAGTCTTTTATCGCATCTGTTAATTCTATGTGTCTTCCTACAATACTTGTATTCATAACATACTCCTTAGTCTTAATATAATTAATATAATAACACAATGATTATTAAAATAATAATAAATTTCAATTATTATTTAATAATTAAAGTAATATCTCACGATTACCTTTTGCATTAACTTCTGATAAAACACCTGTCATTTCAAGTTGTTCTACAATTGTAGCTGCTCTATTGTAACCGATTCTTAGTTTTCGTTGAATATATGAAATTGAAGTTTTTTTATCCGTTAATACAACTTGTTTTGCATCTTCATAAAGTTCATCTAAAGATGACATATCACCACTTGAAATTGCAGTTCCATTTCCATCTTTATCTTTGACAAAATTCATATCATATTCAACTTCTCTTTGTGATTTTAAGAAATCAACAACTTTTTCAATTTCATCTTCTTTTGACCAAGGAGCATGAAGTCTTACAAGTCCTGAACTTCCAGGAGGAGTAAATAACATATCCCCTCGTCCTAGTAAAGACTCTGCACCCATTGCATCAAGTATAATTTTAGAATCTACTTTTTGCCCTACTTTGTATGAAATTCTACTTGGTAAGTTTGCTTTAATCAATCCTGTAACAACATCAACAGAAGGTCTTTGAGTAGCAACAATCAAGTGAATACCACTAGCTCTTGCCATTTGTGCAAGCCTTGCAATAGAAAGTTCCACATCTTTTCCACTTGTCATCATAAGATCAGCTAGCTCATCAATAATAACTACAATATATGGTAAAGGGTCAAATGTTTCTTTTTTTGATTTTTCATTATAATTTTCGATATTTTTTGTTTTTGTTTGAGACATTAATGTATATCGTCTTTCCATCTCTAAAACCATATTAGATAAAGCTGTAATAGCCTCTTTAGGTTTTGTTATAACAGGAGTTAATAAATGTGGAATATCATTATAAATAGAAAACTCTAACATCTTTGGATCAATCATAATAAGCTTTAAATTATCAGGTGAATTCTTATATAAAAGTGAAAGAATCATTGCATTTAATCCAACTGATTTTCCTGAACCTGTAGTTCCTGCAATAAGCAAGTGTGGAAGTTTTTTTAAATCAGTAATAAATGGTTTACCAACTATATCTTTTCCTAAAATCATAGTTAAAGGAGAAGTTGCTTTATTAAATATTTCGCTGTCAAGTAACTCTTTTAAATAAATTACATGCATATTCTCATTTGGAACTTCAATTCCTATTACATCTTTACCTGGAATTGGGGCTTGGATTCTTATTGTTTCCGCTTTAAGTGCCATTGCTAAATCATCTTGAAGATTTAATACTTTTGATACTTTTACATGAGGAGCTGGTTTAAATTCAAAAGTTGTAACAACTGGACCTGTATAAGTTCTAACAACATCACCCTCAATTTTAAACATTAAAAGTTTTTCTAATAAATCAGCAATTTTTCTATCAATTATCTCTTCATTAATCTTTGAAGTTGAAATTTTGGGAGGAGTTTGGAAAAAGTTGCTACTTGGAAGTCTGAAATCTTTTGGTTTCTCTGATTCTCCAACTTCTATTTCATCTTGTAACTTTTTATTCTCTTCCAATTCATCAACCATAATAGAATGTTTTTCTTCAACATTATCACTAACTTTTGTTTCTACTATATTTTCACTATTACCATTTTTAGATTTTTTATCTTCTTTATTATCTTCTTCGATAATTAAAATTTCAGCTGTATCACCTACTTCTTTAACTGTTACTTTTTCTCTTCTTTTTTCTCTTCTTGAGTCATTATTTTTTGGTTGAAATAAAACTACATCTTTTTTTATATTTGAAGCTATTTTTTGTACATTTACTGTTTTAATCTCTTTTCCATCAACAAATATTAAAAATGTAATCAAAAAGCCAATTAAGACTAATAACCATAGCCCTGCAAAACCAATAAAAGGGAAAAATGAACTAATAATTCCATCTCCAATTAAACCTGAAAGCTTATCTGCTTTTGTAAAAACTAAAGATTGAAAAATAAGTGCTGATAAAAGAAAAATAAATATTCCAAAGTACTTTAAATACTCTTTTTTCTCTTCATGTTTAAAATTAATTTTATAAATAGGATATAAAATCAAAAATAGATAAACATAAGATAAGTAACCAAAATATAAATGTGAATATGAAGCAAAAATAGAGCCTACTTTTCCAACAGTAACCTTATCAGATACAATTGTTGCATACTCAAAATATACTATTAAAAATAGTGATATTAAAGATAATATTTTTTTAACTATTTGAGACCCTTTATTATAATAATTTAGAAATTTTAGCTTGTAATTTTAGCCAAGTTTTATGTTCAAACAAAGGGAATCCTGCCCATTGTTTTTTTGGTTCTTTTATACTTTTTGTAACTCCACCACGAGCAGCAATTGTAGTAAATGGTGCAATTTCAAGATGTCCTGATGTTGCACTTTGTCCACCCATAATAACATATTCATGCAGTATTGAAGAACCAGAAAGTCCAACTTGTCCAGTTAAAATACATCCCACTCCAAGTTTACAATTATGACCAATATGAACTAAATTATCTAATCTAACCCCATCACTTATAATTGTAGACTTAAAAGCAGCTCTGTCAATAGAAGTATTAGAACCAATTTCAACATCGTTTCCAATTTCTACATTTCCATTTTGATAGATTTTTATATATTTACCTTTACTTTGAGCAAAACCAAAACCATCACTTCCAATTACAGTACCTGCATGTATTATACAATCATTTCCTATATTGCAATCCCTATAAACAGTAACATTTGGATAAATAATTGTATTGTTTCCAATATTTACATTATCTGCAATATATGCACCACTCATAATAGTACAATTATTACCAATAATAGAGTTTTTACCTAAATAGACATTTGGCATAATTGTTGAATTATCTCCAACAACACAATCAATGCCATCACTTTCTACAAGTTTTGGTGCAAATAGTTTTGAAGCAAGAGCTAATTTAACATAAGGTTCATCACATACAAGGGCAATAGTATTTTTTGGAACTTTTGTGACAAAATCTTTTTTTACTAAAACAGCAGCAGCTGTAGTTTTTTCTAAATCGTTAGTATATTTACTATTTTCTAAAAATGTTAATTCATTAGCAGTTGAATCAACTAATGTATTTAATCCACTTATTTCTATTTCACTGTCGCATTTTATATCTAATGCGATTGCTATATCTTTTAATTTCAAATCATTATCCTTTATTCAAAAAACGATAAGAGAAAACTCTTATCGTTCCATTGCAACTACACCACTTTTAACTATTTCGATTGGGTTATAGTTTTTGATAACTTTTACAAAATTTGCAATCCTGCTTGGTTCATCTGTTGCAGATATGATAATACAATCTTGAGTAACATTTTGAATTGAACCATTATAAGCACGAGCAAGTACATCTACATCACTTAAATTTTGATCAACTGGTATTTTTACAAGAACTGTCTCTTTTTCTACAACATCAAAATGCTCATTTACTCTTAAAACAGGAATTAATTTATTTAATTGCTTAACAATTTGATCTATCACCCTTCTATCACCTGTTGTTACAATTGTCATTCTTGAGTATTCTGAATCACTAATTGGGGCAACAGTTAAAGAGTCAATATTATATCCACGTGCAGAAAAAAGACCTGCAATTCTTGATAAAACATTGTTTTCATTTAAAACAATAACAGAGATAACTTTTCTAGCATTTTCTGAATCATAGTAGTGATTAAAATTATTCATCGTTATCTCCTAAAAGCATCATTTCATTTAAGGCATGTCCATTTGGAACCATTGGTAAAACCTCTTCATTTCTATCAACTATAACTTCTATCATTGCAACTACTTTTTTCTCCATTGCATCTTTTAGTGCTTCATCAAACTCTTTTTTAGTAGTAACTCTATACCCTATTCCACCAAAAGCTTCAACTAGCTTTACAAAATCAGGTTGTGCACTCAAATCAGTTTCAGATAACCTATTTTCATAAAACATTGTTTGCCATTGCCTTACCATTCCAAGATAGTTATTATTTAAAATAATATTAATAACTGGAAGCTTTTGCTCCACACAAGTCATAAGCTCTTGTATATTCATTAAAATAGAACCATCACCTGTAAAATTTATAGAAACTTTATCAGGTCTTGCTTTTGCAACACCCATTGCACCTGGTAATCCAAATCCCATAGTTCCTAGTCCACCTGAAGTATTCCATTGTCTAGGATAAGAAAATGGATAAAACTGTGCTGACCACATTTGATGTTGTCCTACATCAGTTGAGATAATTGCATTATCTCCAACTAGTTCACCAACTCTAACTATTGGCCATTGTGGTTTAATTTTAACATCAGAGTCTTTAAATGCTAATGGATGTTGAACTCTATAATCTTGTAATAGGGCTACCCAATTAGTATAATCATTAAATTCAAACTCACCTATTGAATCAATCATTCCTTGAACAGTAACTTTTAAATCTCCAACTATTGGAAAGTTTGTATGTACAAGTTTAGCAATAGAAGCTGGATCAATATCCACATGAATAACTTTTGCTTTTTTAGCAAATTCATCAAGTCTTCCAGTAACCCTATCATCAAATCTAGCACCTAAAGAAATCAATAAGTCTGTTTCATGAGCTGCCATATTAGCTGCATATTCACCATGCATTCCTAACATTCCAAGCAATAATGGATTTGTATGTCCCATAACTCCTCTTGCCATAAGTGTTTCAACAGCAGGAATATTTAGTTTTTCTGCCAATTCTCTTATTTCATATGCACAATTTGATAAAATCGCTCCACCACCAATATAAAGCAATGGCTTTTTAGCTTTTGAAATAGCTTGCATTGCTCTTTTTAATTGCTTTTTATTATAATTAACTGTTGGCTTATAAGTTGGTAAATTAACCTCTTTTGGATAGATATAATCTCCAACTTCTG
This portion of the Arcobacter nitrofigilis DSM 7299 genome encodes:
- a CDS encoding uroporphyrinogen-III synthase; its protein translation is MNNIVLLSNAKYEGVENLPVFDIEYLDIRINLQEYDSLIFTSKNAIYALDKASLPWTNLDSYAIAKKTSDILKKHNSNVVFTGVSSHGDNFAYELIPLLKNKKVLYVKGEKSVSKLFNILKDNKINVEELIVYKTICNKKDLKVPALNSIIIFTSPSCVKCFFDKIVWDESYKAIVIGNTTAKYMPKNIKYKTSPTQSIEACIELAKHFNKINL
- a CDS encoding SulP family inorganic anion transporter, producing the protein MFKNIKNDILGGVTAAVVALPLALAFGVASGAGAEAGIYGAIILGFFAALFGGTPTQISGPTGPMTVITAAAIVAFKDDLASVMTVIFLAGIIQISFGIFGIGKWIKFIPYPVISGFMTGIGIIIIILQINPFLGVDGYGSVIHTLIEIPNTFQLANNDSLIIAYITLIIMFLTPKVITKIIPSALIALIVMTSFSIYYGYDIKVIGEIPTSLPNFVLPFNFDILKLKDIFMYALTLALLGTIDTLLTSLVADSMTKTKHRPNKELIGQGIGNSLCAFVGGIPGAGATMRTVINIKSGGVTRISGMTHSIMLLITVVFFAKYASQVPLAVLSGILIKVGVDIIDYRFFRIMKVLHKNDILIMITVLLLTVFVDLIMAVGAGITFAAISAVYKISKETRIQTIKSFKDSPFDIDIDNTDIRILRIDGAFFFGSAMILERRIKKVLKAKYIIIDCRDIAFLDISAIITIEEIINLLKDYNIDVSLVVKERDRRRLVKIEDSEIFKNTLIYKNMDLAINKIQKENLQIHE
- the der gene encoding ribosome biogenesis GTPase Der, yielding MQVINSKDELKKIALVGQPNVGKSSLFNRIAKQRIAIVSDQAGTTRDVRKHEVEIFDKKALMLDTGGIDETNDAIFSTVKRKAVETAKEADIILFMVDGKKLPDDKDKELFYELQALGKKLALVVNKIDNDKEKERLWEFFEFGIKDENLFGISVSHNRGTKDLFDWIYNVLPELPESEVIINREILGDDDSEYAEGEYPLEDEIVEEEVDDNNIKVAIIGRVNVGKSSILNALIGQERSVVSPIAGTTIDPVDESFEYKDKNITFVDTAGLRRRGSIEGIEKFALMRTKEMLEKANLALVVLDASSELVDLDEKIAGLVDEYGLGTIIVLNKWDENMDTFQKIQETIRSKFKFLYYAPIIAVSAKTGRSIDKLKDKLIEIYENYSQRVSTSELNRIIEHALIRHALPSPNGAYLRIYYTTQFETKPPRIALIMNKPNLLHFSYKRYLINILREQLNFEGTPIHILTRKKGQREEDEETN
- the hpf gene encoding ribosome hibernation-promoting factor, HPF/YfiA family yields the protein MNTSIVGRHIELTDAIKDYVNSSVDILKKYNLDIISVNSIIDKEERNSKPVFVFEFTINVAHLDTIVVKQKDKDLYSAVDIAVDRVSKVLRRHHDKVSTHKATKLSEVVSTEIEDAIANELDRLEAEIVPVRLTSYKPIDIEEALNDLKSSGSAFKVFYDKDDNMRVLYKTSDEGKFGLY
- a CDS encoding FtsK/SpoIIIE family DNA translocase — encoded protein: MVKKILSLISLFLIVYFEYATIVSDKVTVGKVGSIFASYSHLYFGYLSYVYLFLILYPIYKINFKHEEKKEYLKYFGIFIFLLSALIFQSLVFTKADKLSGLIGDGIISSFFPFIGFAGLWLLVLIGFLITFLIFVDGKEIKTVNVQKIASNIKKDVVLFQPKNNDSRREKRREKVTVKEVGDTAEILIIEEDNKEDKKSKNGNSENIVETKVSDNVEEKHSIMVDELEENKKLQDEIEVGESEKPKDFRLPSSNFFQTPPKISTSKINEEIIDRKIADLLEKLLMFKIEGDVVRTYTGPVVTTFEFKPAPHVKVSKVLNLQDDLAMALKAETIRIQAPIPGKDVIGIEVPNENMHVIYLKELLDSEIFNKATSPLTMILGKDIVGKPFITDLKKLPHLLIAGTTGSGKSVGLNAMILSLLYKNSPDNLKLIMIDPKMLEFSIYNDIPHLLTPVITKPKEAITALSNMVLEMERRYTLMSQTKTKNIENYNEKSKKETFDPLPYIVVIIDELADLMMTSGKDVELSIARLAQMARASGIHLIVATQRPSVDVVTGLIKANLPSRISYKVGQKVDSKIILDAMGAESLLGRGDMLFTPPGSSGLVRLHAPWSKEDEIEKVVDFLKSQREVEYDMNFVKDKDGNGTAISSGDMSSLDELYEDAKQVVLTDKKTSISYIQRKLRIGYNRAATIVEQLEMTGVLSEVNAKGNREILL
- the lpxD gene encoding UDP-3-O-(3-hydroxymyristoyl)glucosamine N-acyltransferase, with translation MKLKDIAIALDIKCDSEIEISGLNTLVDSTANELTFLENSKYTNDLEKTTAAAVLVKKDFVTKVPKNTIALVCDEPYVKLALASKLFAPKLVESDGIDCVVGDNSTIMPNVYLGKNSIIGNNCTIMSGAYIADNVNIGNNTIIYPNVTVYRDCNIGNDCIIHAGTVIGSDGFGFAQSKGKYIKIYQNGNVEIGNDVEIGSNTSIDRAAFKSTIISDGVRLDNLVHIGHNCKLGVGCILTGQVGLSGSSILHEYVIMGGQSATSGHLEIAPFTTIAARGGVTKSIKEPKKQWAGFPLFEHKTWLKLQAKISKLL
- the ilvN gene encoding acetolactate synthase small subunit — encoded protein: MNNFNHYYDSENARKVISVIVLNENNVLSRIAGLFSARGYNIDSLTVAPISDSEYSRMTIVTTGDRRVIDQIVKQLNKLIPVLRVNEHFDVVEKETVLVKIPVDQNLSDVDVLARAYNGSIQNVTQDCIIISATDEPSRIANFVKVIKNYNPIEIVKSGVVAMER
- a CDS encoding acetolactate synthase large subunit, with product MKMTGAKMVTESLKNEGVEVVFGYPGGAIMNVYDEIYKQTHFEHILTRHEQAAIHAAEGYAKATGKVGVSIVTSGPGFTNAVTGLADAYMDSIPLVVITGQVPTTIIGTDGFQEIDAVGISRPCTKHNYLVNKLEDLPRIIKEAFHIASTGRPGPVHVDIPKDITAEVGDYIYPKEVNLPTYKPTVNYNKKQLKRAMQAISKAKKPLLYIGGGAILSNCAYEIRELAEKLNIPAVETLMARGVMGHTNPLLLGMLGMHGEYAANMAAHETDLLISLGARFDDRVTGRLDEFAKKAKVIHVDIDPASIAKLVHTNFPIVGDLKVTVQGMIDSIGEFEFNDYTNWVALLQDYRVQHPLAFKDSDVKIKPQWPIVRVGELVGDNAIISTDVGQHQMWSAQFYPFSYPRQWNTSGGLGTMGFGLPGAMGVAKARPDKVSINFTGDGSILMNIQELMTCVEQKLPVINIILNNNYLGMVRQWQTMFYENRLSETDLSAQPDFVKLVEAFGGIGYRVTTKKEFDEALKDAMEKKVVAMIEVIVDRNEEVLPMVPNGHALNEMMLLGDNDE